The Celeribacter marinus genome window below encodes:
- a CDS encoding substrate-binding domain-containing protein → MSFVKLTVSALALAAASATAASARDQVQVAGSSTVLPYASIVAEAFGENFDFPTPVVESGGSSAGLKRFCEGVGENTIDVANASRKIKDSEISVCADAGVTDIIEVRIGYDGIVFASQIDGPAFTAFTEADIFNALAPKVVVDGALVDNPYTKWSDFNADLPAEDILAFIPGTKHGTREVFEEKVIAAGCEETGAMAAMVAGGMSEDDAEDACLLVRTDGKSIDIDGDYTETLASIAANTNAIGVFGLAFYENNTDKLKTATMSGVEATTETIASGNYPVSRPLYFYIKAAHIGVIPGVKEYAEFFVSDDMAGPDGPLAEYGLVSDPELVQTQDGVANEVTMN, encoded by the coding sequence ATGTCTTTCGTAAAATTGACCGTATCCGCACTGGCACTCGCCGCTGCATCCGCAACCGCAGCCTCTGCACGTGATCAGGTTCAAGTTGCAGGTTCGTCCACCGTTCTGCCTTACGCCTCCATCGTGGCCGAAGCCTTCGGTGAGAACTTTGACTTCCCAACACCTGTTGTTGAATCTGGTGGCTCTTCCGCTGGTCTCAAGCGCTTTTGCGAGGGTGTTGGCGAAAACACCATCGACGTTGCAAACGCATCGCGCAAAATCAAAGACTCTGAGATTTCTGTCTGTGCAGACGCTGGCGTGACTGACATCATCGAAGTACGCATCGGCTATGACGGCATCGTGTTCGCATCCCAGATCGACGGTCCAGCATTCACCGCCTTCACCGAAGCCGACATCTTCAACGCTTTGGCTCCAAAAGTGGTCGTTGACGGCGCGCTTGTCGACAACCCCTACACAAAGTGGTCCGATTTCAACGCTGATCTGCCTGCCGAAGACATCCTTGCCTTCATCCCTGGTACAAAGCACGGCACACGCGAAGTGTTTGAGGAAAAAGTGATCGCAGCGGGCTGTGAAGAAACAGGCGCAATGGCAGCTATGGTTGCTGGCGGCATGTCCGAAGATGACGCAGAAGATGCATGTTTGCTCGTGCGTACAGATGGCAAATCCATCGATATCGACGGCGACTACACCGAAACGCTTGCCTCGATCGCTGCGAACACAAACGCAATCGGCGTGTTTGGTCTCGCCTTCTACGAGAACAACACTGACAAGCTGAAAACGGCAACAATGTCTGGCGTTGAAGCTACAACCGAGACAATCGCATCGGGCAACTACCCCGTGTCGCGTCCGCTTTACTTCTACATCAAAGCGGCCCACATCGGCGTGATCCCTGGCGTTAAAGAATACGCTGAGTTCTTCGTATCCGACGACATGGCTGGCCCCGATGGCCCGCTTGCCGAGTACGGCCTCGTATCCGACCCCGAGCTTGTTCAGACACAAGACGGCGTTGCAAACGAAGTGACCATGAACTAA
- the phoU gene encoding phosphate signaling complex protein PhoU produces MNNGKHIASAFDRDLEGIQALIMKMGGLVEANIKDASIALEERDVELAERVRKADKIIDALDVQINEEAARLIALRSPTAGDLRTVLSVMKISTNLERCGDYAKNLAKRTGVLAEMSPIDGAGASLRRMAREVEDMLRLALDAYMQRDAVLAETVRHRDVDVDQMYNGLFREFLTFMMEDPRNISACMHLHFIAKNIERMGDHATSVAEQVIYLVTGEMPDEARPKGDVTSRTHIGVEDD; encoded by the coding sequence ATGAATAACGGAAAACACATTGCCTCCGCCTTTGACCGTGATCTTGAGGGTATTCAGGCGCTTATCATGAAAATGGGCGGTCTGGTCGAGGCCAATATCAAAGATGCCTCCATCGCTCTTGAGGAGCGGGACGTTGAACTGGCCGAGCGCGTGCGCAAGGCCGACAAAATCATTGATGCGCTTGACGTGCAGATCAATGAAGAGGCCGCGCGCCTCATCGCGCTGCGTTCGCCCACAGCGGGAGATTTGCGCACGGTCTTGTCGGTGATGAAAATCTCGACCAACCTTGAGCGCTGCGGTGACTACGCCAAAAACCTTGCCAAACGCACGGGTGTTCTGGCGGAGATGAGCCCGATTGATGGAGCGGGGGCAAGCCTGCGCCGCATGGCGCGCGAGGTCGAGGACATGCTACGATTGGCGCTTGATGCCTATATGCAGCGCGATGCCGTTCTGGCCGAAACCGTGCGCCACCGAGATGTTGACGTCGACCAGATGTACAACGGCCTGTTTCGCGAATTCCTGACCTTTATGATGGAAGATCCACGCAATATTTCGGCCTGTATGCACTTGCATTTCATCGCCAAAAACATCGAACGCATGGGCGACCACGCCACGTCCGTGGCCGAGCAGGTGATCTATCTTGTGACCGGAGAAATGCCCGATGAGGCGCGCCCTAAAGGGGATGTGACATCGCGCACACATATCGGTGTGGAGGACGATTGA
- the phoB gene encoding phosphate regulon transcriptional regulator PhoB, with translation MSPQKPRVLVVEDEPAQREVLAYNLEAEGYLVIRAQDGDEALLLVDEDQPDVIVLDWMLPGVSGIEICRRLKMRAETRAIPVIMLSARGEEVDRVRGLETGADDYVVKPYSLVELMARVRTQLRRVRPAAAGEMLEFSDIALDAETHRVTRGGNSLKLGPTEFRLLSTFMEKPGRVWSREQLLDRVWGRDIYVDTRTVDVHIGRLRKALCQFGGDDPLRTVRGAGYALG, from the coding sequence ATGTCACCGCAAAAACCGCGTGTTTTGGTCGTCGAGGATGAACCAGCACAGCGTGAGGTTCTGGCCTATAACCTTGAGGCCGAAGGATATTTGGTGATCCGCGCCCAAGATGGCGATGAGGCGCTGTTACTGGTGGATGAGGATCAGCCTGATGTGATTGTTCTCGATTGGATGTTGCCCGGCGTGTCGGGGATCGAGATTTGCAGACGCTTGAAAATGCGGGCCGAGACTCGCGCAATTCCGGTGATTATGCTCTCTGCGCGCGGCGAAGAGGTGGACCGCGTGCGCGGACTTGAGACCGGCGCGGATGACTATGTCGTTAAACCGTATTCTTTGGTTGAACTGATGGCGCGGGTGCGCACCCAATTGCGCCGTGTACGTCCCGCGGCGGCGGGTGAAATGTTGGAGTTTAGCGACATAGCTCTGGATGCCGAAACGCACCGTGTCACACGCGGCGGCAACAGTTTGAAACTGGGTCCGACCGAATTTCGCCTGCTGTCAACGTTCATGGAAAAACCGGGGCGCGTGTGGTCGCGCGAACAGCTTTTGGACCGTGTTTGGGGGCGCGATATCTATGTCGATACACGCACGGTAGATGTCCACATCGGACGGCTGCGCAAGGCGCTTTGTCAATTCGGCGGTGACGATCCCCTGCGCACGGTGCGCGGTGCGGGATATGCGTTAGGATAA
- the pstB gene encoding phosphate ABC transporter ATP-binding protein PstB has protein sequence MNDMRLMKRDVDMNDIKISAKGVQVYYADTHAIKDVDVEIKDKTVTAFIGPSGCGKSTFLRTLNRMNDTIDICRVTGEILLDGEDIYDKRVDPVQLRAKVGMVFQKPNPFPKSIYDNIAYGPRIHGLARSKADLDVIVEQSLRRGAIWDEVKDRLDAPGTGLSGGQQQRLCIARAIATEPEVLLMDEPCSALDPIATAQVEELIDELRANFSVVIVTHSMQQAARVSQKTAFFHLGNLVEYGDTSQIFTNPQDPRTESYITGRIG, from the coding sequence ATGAACGATATGCGACTAATGAAAAGAGACGTGGATATGAACGACATCAAAATCTCCGCCAAGGGCGTCCAAGTGTATTACGCCGACACCCATGCGATCAAAGACGTAGATGTGGAGATCAAAGACAAGACCGTCACCGCCTTTATCGGCCCGTCCGGTTGCGGCAAGTCGACGTTTTTGCGCACCCTGAACCGTATGAACGACACGATTGATATTTGCCGCGTTACGGGTGAAATTTTGCTCGATGGCGAGGACATCTATGACAAGCGGGTCGATCCGGTGCAGCTGCGCGCCAAAGTCGGTATGGTCTTTCAAAAGCCAAATCCGTTCCCGAAATCCATTTACGACAACATCGCATATGGCCCACGCATTCACGGGTTGGCCCGTAGCAAGGCCGATCTGGACGTGATCGTCGAGCAATCCCTACGCCGTGGTGCGATCTGGGATGAGGTCAAAGACCGCCTTGACGCGCCGGGAACGGGGCTTTCGGGTGGGCAACAACAACGCCTGTGCATCGCGCGCGCCATTGCCACCGAACCCGAAGTCCTATTGATGGACGAGCCGTGCTCGGCACTTGACCCGATTGCCACCGCGCAGGTCGAGGAACTGATTGATGAGTTGCGCGCGAATTTTTCGGTGGTGATTGTGACGCACTCGATGCAACAAGCCGCGCGTGTCAGTCAAAAGACCGCGTTCTTCCACCTCGGAAACCTCGTTGAATACGGCGACACAAGCCAGATTTTCACCAACCCGCAAGATCCACGCACCGAGAGCTATATCACCGGTCGGATCGGATAA
- a CDS encoding GNAT family N-acetyltransferase, translated as MQVNYAIEPDLTAQAFLDVLRRSTLAERRPVDDSDKIAGMVARADVIVTARDEAGTLLGVARSITDFHYALYCSELCVDTTAQGHGIGKALLAHTVAAAPNCSAYLLLSAPKAVSFYEAAGYTRHGDCFMFA; from the coding sequence ATGCAGGTAAACTACGCGATTGAACCAGACTTAACGGCGCAAGCGTTTTTGGACGTTTTGCGCCGATCGACATTGGCCGAACGCCGCCCCGTTGACGATAGCGATAAAATCGCAGGGATGGTTGCGCGCGCCGATGTGATTGTAACGGCACGCGACGAGGCGGGAACCCTTCTTGGCGTGGCGCGCTCCATCACCGATTTTCACTATGCACTATATTGCTCTGAGCTATGCGTTGATACCACGGCGCAAGGGCACGGAATCGGCAAAGCACTCTTGGCGCATACAGTCGCGGCGGCTCCCAATTGCTCCGCCTACCTGTTGCTCTCCGCCCCTAAAGCCGTCAGCTTTTACGAGGCGGCGGGTTATACGCGCCACGGTGATTGTTTTATGTTCGCGTAA
- a CDS encoding sensor histidine kinase, with protein MQSRLVGELAGAMPFPVIIVGRDERILAINSQAESMFGAGTIGRHYITVMRQPMVLDAIESVLRLSEPAQAQYSVSEGGHDLHYAVHARPVVTDDFACVTVAFEDRTEVEDAGLMRRDFVANVSHELRTPLTAVLGFIETLQGPAANDAGARMRFLEIMGKEARRMNRIVGDLLSLSRVEANRRVRPTDDVDVSAILRSVVLSLSPFAQKQNVALVLEGAEGSDRVMGDQDQLTQVFTNLVENAIKYGGAGRQVSICVAAHTQEPTMRGPALRVDVADQGEGIAQEHIPRLTQRFYRVDSHRSREMGGTGLGLAIVKHIINRHRGRLRIESYAGKGSCFSVILPYE; from the coding sequence ATGCAATCGCGTTTGGTGGGCGAACTGGCGGGGGCAATGCCGTTTCCGGTCATCATCGTCGGACGCGATGAGCGTATTTTAGCGATCAATAGCCAAGCCGAATCCATGTTTGGCGCAGGCACCATCGGGCGTCACTATATCACTGTGATGCGCCAGCCCATGGTGTTGGACGCGATTGAAAGCGTTCTGCGTCTTTCCGAGCCTGCACAGGCGCAATACAGCGTGAGCGAGGGCGGGCACGATCTGCATTATGCGGTTCACGCGCGCCCCGTGGTGACTGATGACTTCGCCTGTGTCACTGTTGCCTTTGAGGATCGCACCGAGGTGGAGGACGCGGGCCTGATGCGGCGCGACTTTGTGGCGAACGTATCGCATGAATTGCGCACGCCGCTTACGGCCGTCTTGGGATTTATCGAAACTCTACAAGGGCCAGCGGCCAACGATGCGGGCGCGCGTATGCGGTTTCTCGAGATTATGGGCAAAGAGGCGCGGCGGATGAACCGCATTGTGGGTGATTTATTGTCGCTGTCACGTGTTGAGGCGAACCGGCGTGTGCGCCCGACTGATGATGTCGATGTCAGCGCCATTTTGCGCTCTGTTGTTTTGTCTTTATCGCCCTTCGCACAAAAACAGAATGTAGCACTTGTGCTCGAAGGGGCAGAGGGTAGCGACCGTGTCATGGGCGATCAGGACCAGTTAACGCAAGTGTTCACAAATCTCGTTGAGAACGCGATCAAGTACGGCGGTGCGGGGCGTCAGGTGTCAATCTGTGTCGCGGCCCACACCCAAGAGCCGACCATGCGCGGCCCTGCGTTGCGCGTCGATGTGGCCGATCAAGGCGAGGGAATAGCCCAAGAGCACATCCCGCGCCTCACACAGCGGTTCTACCGTGTTGATTCTCACCGCTCGCGTGAAATGGGCGGTACGGGGCTTGGTTTGGCGATTGTAAAACACATCATTAACCGACATCGCGGACGGCTCAGGATCGAAAGTTATGCGGGAAAAGGCAGCTGCTTTTCTGTTATTTTGCCTTATGAATAA
- the pstC gene encoding phosphate ABC transporter permease subunit PstC, with the protein MSAFWLFILVLALSATGFVLGRARAMKDAGGDIRRLHSLPSYYGSNVMLSTLIPGLFVLVAWLIMQPIILQTQIAAMIPDTAFEDAGGLNLILSDVRRVALGLDAAVSQGVISVQDMRALSSGDDVRGLLGSVGVAVGSQISAFVLDAARAYRSQSDVAHWLMTALTLGVSFIGFVLALKATSRTARARNKVETVVRTLLLAAASLAVLTTVGIVFSLLFNTIEFFKLYPASEFFFGTTWAPSFGGGSELGVLPLFWGTFYISIIALLVAVPIGLFAAIYLSEYAGPKTRAFAKPLLEVLAGIPTIVYGLFALLTVGPMLVSLFGDAGMLGVDWMAGGRAVITAGLVMGVMLIPFVSSLSDDIINAVPQAMRDGSLGLGATPSETIKQVVLPAALPGIVGAILLAASRAIGETMIVVLGAGAAAQLDMNPFAAMTTVTTRIVSQLTGDADFSSPEALVAFALGMTLFVITLGLNVIALVIVRKYREQYD; encoded by the coding sequence ATGTCTGCCTTTTGGCTTTTCATTCTAGTTCTCGCGCTCAGTGCGACTGGGTTTGTCCTCGGGCGTGCCCGCGCCATGAAAGACGCAGGGGGCGATATCCGCCGCTTGCATTCTCTGCCAAGCTATTATGGCTCCAACGTCATGTTGTCGACGCTCATCCCCGGCCTGTTTGTTCTGGTCGCGTGGTTGATTATGCAGCCGATCATTTTGCAGACGCAAATTGCGGCCATGATCCCCGATACGGCGTTTGAGGATGCGGGCGGATTGAACCTGATCCTGTCAGATGTGCGCCGAGTTGCCTTAGGGCTAGACGCCGCAGTGTCCCAAGGCGTGATTTCGGTCCAAGACATGCGTGCGCTGAGCTCTGGTGACGATGTGCGGGGCTTGCTTGGCTCTGTCGGTGTTGCTGTCGGCTCTCAGATATCGGCCTTTGTTCTGGACGCGGCGCGAGCCTATCGCAGTCAATCCGACGTTGCGCATTGGCTGATGACGGCTTTGACACTGGGCGTTTCGTTTATCGGCTTTGTCCTCGCACTTAAGGCGACATCGCGCACAGCTCGTGCCCGCAACAAAGTGGAAACTGTTGTTCGCACGCTGCTTTTGGCGGCGGCGTCTTTGGCGGTTCTGACGACCGTTGGCATTGTCTTTTCGCTTTTGTTCAACACGATTGAGTTTTTCAAACTGTATCCTGCGTCTGAGTTCTTTTTCGGAACCACATGGGCACCCTCGTTTGGTGGCGGGTCCGAGTTGGGCGTGTTGCCCCTGTTTTGGGGGACATTCTATATCTCGATTATCGCGCTCTTGGTGGCTGTGCCCATCGGGTTGTTCGCGGCTATCTATCTGTCGGAATACGCAGGTCCAAAAACCCGCGCCTTTGCCAAACCGCTCCTTGAGGTGCTCGCAGGCATTCCGACCATTGTTTACGGTTTGTTTGCTTTGCTCACCGTGGGGCCGATGTTGGTGTCGCTATTTGGTGATGCCGGAATGCTAGGCGTTGACTGGATGGCCGGCGGGCGCGCGGTTATCACCGCGGGTCTGGTGATGGGCGTGATGCTCATTCCGTTTGTCTCGTCCTTGTCTGACGACATCATTAACGCGGTGCCACAAGCCATGCGTGACGGATCACTTGGCCTTGGCGCGACCCCGTCCGAGACAATCAAACAGGTGGTTTTACCCGCCGCTTTGCCCGGTATTGTCGGCGCTATTTTACTTGCCGCCTCGCGTGCGATTGGTGAGACGATGATCGTGGTCTTGGGGGCAGGGGCCGCCGCACAACTCGACATGAACCCCTTTGCCGCTATGACCACCGTCACCACGCGGATCGTGTCGCAATTGACGGGGGATGCCGATTTTTCATCGCCTGAGGCGCTTGTCGCCTTTGCTCTGGGGATGACGCTCTTTGTGATCACCCTTGGCCTTAACGTGATCGCACTCGTGATTGTGCGTAAATATCGGGAGCAATATGACTGA
- a CDS encoding gamma carbonic anhydrase family protein yields MTLYTLGDHAPVLPVNGDYWVAPDANVIGKVVLGEGANIWFGATLRGDNEAIEIGAGSNVQENSVLHTDIGFPLTIEAGCTIGHKAMLHGCHIGENSLIGMGATVLNGAKIGRDCLIGAGALITEGKEIPDGSLVMGVPGKVVRALSAEQIQALKTSALHYQSRAREFREGLVAIDG; encoded by the coding sequence ATGACACTATATACGCTCGGTGATCACGCTCCGGTGTTGCCGGTCAATGGCGACTACTGGGTTGCCCCAGATGCCAACGTGATTGGCAAAGTTGTCTTGGGCGAGGGCGCGAACATCTGGTTCGGGGCCACGCTGCGCGGCGACAACGAGGCGATTGAAATCGGCGCGGGGTCCAACGTGCAAGAGAATAGCGTTCTACACACGGATATTGGATTTCCGCTTACGATCGAGGCGGGATGCACAATCGGGCACAAGGCGATGCTGCACGGCTGTCACATTGGTGAAAACTCCTTGATCGGGATGGGCGCTACGGTTTTGAATGGAGCCAAAATTGGTCGCGATTGTCTGATCGGGGCAGGGGCGTTGATCACCGAAGGCAAAGAGATTCCTGACGGATCTTTGGTGATGGGGGTTCCGGGCAAGGTTGTGCGCGCCCTGAGCGCGGAGCAAATCCAAGCGCTCAAAACCTCGGCACTGCACTACCAAAGCCGTGCGCGGGAGTTTCGCGAGGGACTTGTTGCCATCGACGGCTAG
- the gmk gene encoding guanylate kinase: MTTDRRGLLIILSSPSGAGKSTLAKRLMEWDDTLQFSVSSTTRSPRAGEVDGTHYHFSDEDTFKHMVGAGEMLEHALVFGNYYGSPAGPVREAIEAGSDVLFDVDWQGAQQIANSALRDHVLSIFVLPPSITELRRRLETRGQDSAEVIEQRMRQSWDEISHWDGYDYVLVNDDLDHSFERLKTIIAAERLRRRQQPGLLGFVRTLQSEFEGKET, from the coding sequence ATGACCACTGATCGCCGCGGCCTATTGATCATTCTGTCCTCTCCCTCAGGGGCGGGGAAATCGACCTTGGCCAAGCGGCTGATGGAGTGGGATGATACCTTGCAGTTCTCGGTGTCCAGCACGACCCGTAGCCCGCGTGCGGGTGAGGTTGACGGGACGCATTACCATTTTTCGGACGAAGACACCTTTAAGCATATGGTCGGTGCGGGCGAGATGTTGGAACACGCCTTGGTGTTCGGCAACTATTACGGATCACCGGCGGGGCCAGTCCGCGAGGCCATTGAGGCTGGGTCGGATGTGTTGTTTGATGTGGATTGGCAAGGCGCACAACAAATTGCAAACTCGGCCTTGCGCGATCACGTGTTGTCGATCTTTGTCTTGCCGCCCTCCATCACGGAGTTGCGCCGCCGTTTGGAAACCCGTGGTCAGGATAGCGCCGAAGTCATCGAACAACGCATGCGCCAAAGTTGGGACGAGATCAGTCATTGGGACGGGTACGACTACGTGTTGGTCAATGACGATCTCGACCATTCATTCGAGCGGCTCAAGACCATCATTGCCGCCGAACGTCTGCGCCGCCGCCAACAGCCCGGCTTGCTCGGGTTTGTGCGCACCTTGCAATCAGAATTCGAAGGGAAAGAGACATGA
- the pstA gene encoding phosphate ABC transporter permease PstA, translated as MSNATSSNRAPQGAPKSSLFTETKHTKRRNASEARFKSYGIAAIALGLTFLVFLLTTIVGNGLPAFKQTFVTIAVELPEAKLDKSGVRDPAIMAKVTTFGYKPLVEAALADTLAAQGIENPYAKAKDLGKMLSSSAPAQVRDAVLADPDLIGQTVEFRLLTSSRVDGYYKGRVKPADLERDKNLDAAHLVIADQMVAAGMMKTVFNVDFILGADASESRPEQAGIGVSMVGSLFMMLVVLVLALPIGVATSIYLEEFAPQNRLTDLIEVNISNLAAVPSIVFGILGLAVFIQFAHLPQSAPLVGGLVLTLMTLPTIIISTRASLKAVPPSIRDAALGVGASKMQSVFHHVLPLAMPGILTGTIIGLAQALGETAPLLLIGMVGYIASNMPDGIASGFFDPNSAMPAQIYEWAKRADPAYYERAWGGIIILLGFLMTMNIIAVILRRRFERRW; from the coding sequence ATGTCTAACGCAACCTCATCCAACCGCGCGCCACAAGGCGCACCCAAATCGTCACTGTTCACCGAGACGAAACACACCAAGCGGCGCAATGCCTCCGAGGCGCGATTCAAGAGTTACGGCATTGCCGCAATCGCACTTGGGCTCACGTTCCTCGTATTTTTGTTGACGACCATCGTGGGCAACGGGTTGCCCGCGTTCAAACAAACGTTTGTCACTATCGCGGTTGAATTGCCCGAGGCCAAACTCGATAAATCCGGTGTGCGTGATCCGGCCATCATGGCGAAAGTCACCACATTCGGGTACAAACCCTTGGTTGAGGCGGCCCTCGCAGATACACTTGCGGCTCAGGGCATCGAAAACCCCTATGCCAAGGCCAAAGACCTTGGAAAGATGCTGTCCAGTTCAGCGCCTGCACAGGTCCGTGATGCGGTTTTGGCCGATCCCGATTTGATCGGTCAAACGGTCGAGTTTCGTCTTTTGACCTCGTCGCGCGTTGATGGCTATTACAAAGGCCGTGTAAAGCCTGCCGATCTTGAGCGTGACAAAAACCTCGACGCTGCGCACCTTGTTATTGCCGATCAGATGGTGGCCGCAGGCATGATGAAAACCGTTTTTAACGTCGACTTCATCCTTGGCGCGGATGCCTCGGAAAGCCGTCCGGAACAAGCGGGCATTGGCGTGTCGATGGTCGGATCGCTGTTTATGATGCTCGTCGTGCTTGTATTGGCGCTGCCCATCGGGGTCGCCACATCGATCTATCTCGAAGAGTTCGCACCGCAAAACCGTCTGACCGATTTAATTGAGGTGAACATCTCCAATCTGGCCGCTGTTCCGTCGATTGTGTTCGGTATCCTTGGTTTGGCTGTGTTCATCCAGTTCGCTCACCTGCCGCAATCCGCACCTCTTGTGGGCGGGTTGGTTCTCACCTTGATGACCTTGCCGACCATCATCATCTCGACGCGTGCCAGTCTCAAAGCTGTGCCACCATCGATCCGCGATGCGGCCTTGGGTGTCGGCGCGTCAAAGATGCAGTCGGTGTTTCACCACGTCTTGCCCCTCGCTATGCCCGGTATTTTGACAGGGACCATCATCGGTCTGGCGCAGGCCTTGGGTGAAACCGCGCCACTTTTGCTCATCGGTATGGTTGGCTACATCGCGTCCAATATGCCCGATGGGATTGCATCGGGGTTCTTCGATCCCAATTCCGCAATGCCTGCCCAGATCTATGAATGGGCAAAACGTGCCGATCCTGCGTACTATGAACGTGCATGGGGCGGGATCATCATTCTTTTGGGGTTCTTGATGACGATGAATATCATCGCCGTTATCTTGCGCCGCCGTTTCGAGCGCCGCTGGTAG
- a CDS encoding PAS domain-containing protein — protein sequence MSINSINGTNVVSMMPRRAEMIFPALKDVEAYWEGLRNGRPIPSRGDIDPRGMQSALEYAFILERIAPGVARFRLAGMHLTDLMGMEVRGMPLTAMFTPEARTQISAALEAVCETPNVTTITLKSSGGMGRPALEAQLLLCPLKSDLGDVNRVLGCLQSKGDIGRQPRRFDVVEVTTRDLLTDMPATVQTPAAKTPATEIPGFVEAHRPRETESRATPKSAPKAAVPFLKLVSDNDA from the coding sequence ATGAGCATCAATTCTATCAACGGTACAAATGTCGTTTCAATGATGCCGCGCCGCGCGGAAATGATCTTTCCAGCTCTCAAAGACGTTGAGGCGTATTGGGAGGGTCTTCGCAATGGTCGCCCAATCCCGTCACGCGGCGATATCGATCCCCGTGGCATGCAGTCCGCTCTCGAATATGCCTTTATCCTTGAACGCATTGCACCCGGTGTGGCCCGTTTTCGCCTCGCAGGGATGCACCTCACGGATCTGATGGGGATGGAAGTGCGCGGGATGCCACTCACCGCGATGTTCACCCCCGAGGCACGCACCCAAATTTCCGCAGCTCTAGAGGCCGTGTGCGAGACGCCCAACGTCACAACAATCACACTGAAATCGTCGGGTGGCATGGGCCGCCCTGCCCTTGAGGCGCAATTGCTTTTGTGCCCGTTGAAATCTGATTTGGGTGATGTGAACCGCGTTCTGGGGTGCTTGCAGTCCAAAGGCGATATTGGCCGCCAGCCGCGCCGCTTTGACGTGGTTGAGGTCACAACCCGCGATCTGTTGACCGATATGCCCGCAACCGTGCAGACGCCCGCCGCGAAAACACCCGCGACCGAAATTCCGGGGTTTGTCGAGGCACACCGCCCCCGCGAAACCGAGAGCCGCGCGACACCCAAAAGCGCCCCAAAGGCGGCTGTCCCGTTCCTGAAACTGGTCAGCGACAACGACGCCTAA